One stretch of Diabrotica undecimpunctata isolate CICGRU chromosome 5, icDiaUnde3, whole genome shotgun sequence DNA includes these proteins:
- the LOC140441740 gene encoding acyl-coenzyme A thioesterase 9, mitochondrial-like isoform X1 — MVSKLITRILSSRQYNLFNSCRYNNFVKSRMMSTQTVTSSEFPTLSELKYCMTKDMGVDVYQPIPKDRSHLLKYLPKTQNELPKRSMKDSFLVGIIPLSSDKFLQDKYTTFLGQVRIGRLLEDMDIFAVMVGHKHIVNPNQSGTENFPYTLVTALVDKIDFTDFIPKPAEDIKISGHVSWVGRSSLEVVVWLDQKMHGTWHRITRALFLIAARDSLNEKSASVNAIEPADEREKEILSGGEERKRRRMFMQQKHVSKLIPDGEEQQIIHNLYIRTTDKDNSLRNRVLPPGCVWMSTATISNTIFSHPDERNMHNTVFGGFIMRMAEELAWVLGFTFSKYRPVLKSISDISFQKPIAVSSLIRMHAHVVYTQLNWIQILVYVEVYNSVTGDNDTTNTLHFTFQVPELVHECIPQTYHEAMMYIDGRRHFLEVTQKPNSFPSKL; from the exons ATGGTTTCAAAACTAATTACTCGAATATTAAGTTCTCGGCAGTATAACTTATTTAATAG TTGTAGGtacaataattttgtaaaaaGCAGAATGATGTCTACACAAACTGTGACTTCCTCTGAGTTTCCTACTTTATCAGAAT tAAAATATTGCATGACCAAAGATATGGGAGTTGATGTGTACCAACCAATTCCTAAAGATCGTTCTCATTTACTTAAATATTTACCAAAAACTCAAAATGAATTACCAAAAAGGTCAATGAAGGATAGCTTTTTGGTGGGAATAATACCACTTTCATCTGACAAATTTCTGCAAGATAAGTACACTACTTTCTTAGGGCAAGTAAGAATAGGAAGATTGTTGGAAGATATGGATATCTTTGCAG TAATGGTGGGACACAAACACATAGTAAATCCAAATCAATCAGGAACAGAAAATTTTCCATACACTTTGGTTACAGCTCTTGTTGATAAAATAGACTTCACTGATTTTATACCTAAA cCAGCAGAGGATATTAAAATTTCGGGTCACGTTAGCTGGGTGGGAAGATCATCTTTGGAAGTAGTTGTATGGCTGGACCAAAAGATGCATGGGACTTGGCATCGTATTACTAGAGCGCTATTTCTAATTGCAGCTAGAGATTCTCTTAACGAAAAATCAGCCTCCGTTAATGCTATAGAACCGGCTgatgaaagagaaaaagaaatttTATCTGGTGGGGAAGAGAGGAAGAGGAGAAGAATGTTTATGCAACAGAAACATGTATCTAAG ctGATTCCGGATGGTGAAGAACAACAGATAATTCATAATTTGTATATTCGTACCACTGACAAAGATAACAGTTTGCGAAACAGGGTGTTACCTCCCGGGTGTGTCTGGATGAGCACAGCTACGATTTCGAACACGATTTTTTCACACCCTGACGAGCGTAACATGCACAACACTGTTTTTGGAGGGTTCATCATGCGCATGGCAGAAGAACTTGCTTGGGTTCTAGGTTTCACTTTTAGCAAATACAGGCCCGTACTTAAAAGTATTAGTGATATTAGTTTTCAGAAGCCAATCGCCGTTAGCTCGTTAATTAGAATGCACGCGCATGTAGTTTACACTCAACTTAACTGGATACAAATATTAGTTTATGTAGAGGTTTACAATTCCGTAACAGGAGATAATGACACAACCAATACTTTACATTTTACCTTCCAAGTACCAGAATTGGTTCACGAGTGTATACCACAAACGTATCATGAGGCTATGATGTACATTGATGGTAGAAGACATTTTCTTGAAGTAACACAGAAACCTAATTCTTTTCCAAGTAAATTAtag
- the LOC140441740 gene encoding acyl-coenzyme A thioesterase 9, mitochondrial-like isoform X2 — protein MVSKLITRILSSRQYNLFNRYNNFVKSRMMSTQTVTSSEFPTLSELKYCMTKDMGVDVYQPIPKDRSHLLKYLPKTQNELPKRSMKDSFLVGIIPLSSDKFLQDKYTTFLGQVRIGRLLEDMDIFAVMVGHKHIVNPNQSGTENFPYTLVTALVDKIDFTDFIPKPAEDIKISGHVSWVGRSSLEVVVWLDQKMHGTWHRITRALFLIAARDSLNEKSASVNAIEPADEREKEILSGGEERKRRRMFMQQKHVSKLIPDGEEQQIIHNLYIRTTDKDNSLRNRVLPPGCVWMSTATISNTIFSHPDERNMHNTVFGGFIMRMAEELAWVLGFTFSKYRPVLKSISDISFQKPIAVSSLIRMHAHVVYTQLNWIQILVYVEVYNSVTGDNDTTNTLHFTFQVPELVHECIPQTYHEAMMYIDGRRHFLEVTQKPNSFPSKL, from the exons ATGGTTTCAAAACTAATTACTCGAATATTAAGTTCTCGGCAGTATAACTTATTTAATAG GtacaataattttgtaaaaaGCAGAATGATGTCTACACAAACTGTGACTTCCTCTGAGTTTCCTACTTTATCAGAAT tAAAATATTGCATGACCAAAGATATGGGAGTTGATGTGTACCAACCAATTCCTAAAGATCGTTCTCATTTACTTAAATATTTACCAAAAACTCAAAATGAATTACCAAAAAGGTCAATGAAGGATAGCTTTTTGGTGGGAATAATACCACTTTCATCTGACAAATTTCTGCAAGATAAGTACACTACTTTCTTAGGGCAAGTAAGAATAGGAAGATTGTTGGAAGATATGGATATCTTTGCAG TAATGGTGGGACACAAACACATAGTAAATCCAAATCAATCAGGAACAGAAAATTTTCCATACACTTTGGTTACAGCTCTTGTTGATAAAATAGACTTCACTGATTTTATACCTAAA cCAGCAGAGGATATTAAAATTTCGGGTCACGTTAGCTGGGTGGGAAGATCATCTTTGGAAGTAGTTGTATGGCTGGACCAAAAGATGCATGGGACTTGGCATCGTATTACTAGAGCGCTATTTCTAATTGCAGCTAGAGATTCTCTTAACGAAAAATCAGCCTCCGTTAATGCTATAGAACCGGCTgatgaaagagaaaaagaaatttTATCTGGTGGGGAAGAGAGGAAGAGGAGAAGAATGTTTATGCAACAGAAACATGTATCTAAG ctGATTCCGGATGGTGAAGAACAACAGATAATTCATAATTTGTATATTCGTACCACTGACAAAGATAACAGTTTGCGAAACAGGGTGTTACCTCCCGGGTGTGTCTGGATGAGCACAGCTACGATTTCGAACACGATTTTTTCACACCCTGACGAGCGTAACATGCACAACACTGTTTTTGGAGGGTTCATCATGCGCATGGCAGAAGAACTTGCTTGGGTTCTAGGTTTCACTTTTAGCAAATACAGGCCCGTACTTAAAAGTATTAGTGATATTAGTTTTCAGAAGCCAATCGCCGTTAGCTCGTTAATTAGAATGCACGCGCATGTAGTTTACACTCAACTTAACTGGATACAAATATTAGTTTATGTAGAGGTTTACAATTCCGTAACAGGAGATAATGACACAACCAATACTTTACATTTTACCTTCCAAGTACCAGAATTGGTTCACGAGTGTATACCACAAACGTATCATGAGGCTATGATGTACATTGATGGTAGAAGACATTTTCTTGAAGTAACACAGAAACCTAATTCTTTTCCAAGTAAATTAtag
- the LOC140442457 gene encoding uncharacterized protein, giving the protein MHFLVKERGRIYERRNEDSNRTFKKEERERYIMVWQEEWDEMRRVAQWTKSLIPNLRRWMDCVHRRLDYFLTQMLTRHGCFRGYLYRFGKAENDKCLYCKISDTVSDTLLVCERWIDERSLLERELGSRVQSVTELVEEMLRSSDRWRAVQRYVRRTLERKEQEERRPEGRQGAHEQAK; this is encoded by the coding sequence ATGCACTTTCTAGTGAAGGAAAGAGGAAGAATATACGAGAGAAGAAATGAAGACAGCAACAGAacgtttaaaaaagaagaaagggagagGTACATAATGGTGTGGCAAGAGGAATGGGACGAGATGAGAAGGGTGGCGCAGTGGACGAAGTCGCTGATTCCTAATCTGAGAAGATGGATGGACTGCGTGCACCGGCGTTTGGATTACTTCTTGACACAGATGCTCACAAGACATGGTTGCTTCAGGGGATacctttacagatttggaaaggcaGAAAATGACAAGTGCCTGTACTGTAAAATATCGGACACTGTCTCAGACACTCTATTGGTATGCGAGAGATGGATAGATGAGAGAAGCCTGCTTGAGAGAGAGCTAGGAAGTAGGGTGCAATCAGTCACGGAACTGGTGGAGGAGATGCTTAGGTCATCAGATCGGTGGAGAGCAGTTCAGAGATATGTGAGGAGAACGTTGGAGagaaaggaacaagaagaaaggcGACCCGAAGGGAGGCAGGGTGCCCACGAGCAAGCAAAATAG